TGCTGAGAACTGGTAGACAGTGACATAGGGCATAGGCCTCACGCAGGATCTCATGGTTGAAGGGGACCTCTCCTAAGGGTACAATGAGGCTGCACTGATGGGGATGCTGTCACTTCTCCAGGAGGGAGGAAAAACGATTAAAAGTGACAGAGGCACCTGTCCTACCTGCTTCTGAGGCCTTGACATACTCTAAAATGAGCTTCACGCGGCTGTGCAGCATCTTGATGGCACTATGCTGAGCTATCAGGTGTTCGGCCACTGCAGGGGAATGCGGCAAATGAAAGACAGTATGTGACCACAGCCACCCCACACTTCGAAAGAATTCACCTCCCTTACCAGTGGAGTTCTCCCCACTGCCTGTTGCTGTCATCCGTGCCACATGGTCTACACCGATACGTTCAGCTTCCTCAGTGGCCAGTGTGTACGTGAGCTCAGCAAACAGCATTGTAGCCTGCAGAGCAAAGGGTTCCCACATGAGAAGAGTCAGAATCGGAAACAAAGGAGCAGATGGCTGCACAACCCTGAGGATCTGACTttagatcctcagaacccacagtaAGCTAGATGTGGTAAGAATGTGTCTGTACCCCCAGCACTCCTACAAGACCAGAAGTAGGGCACAATTCCCAGAAACCCCCAGGCAACCAGCCTGGCAaacaagatgctgtctcaaacaaagtagAAAGTAAGGATGGACATCCAGGGTGGTCCTGTgactgcatacatgtgcatggcATGCAGGAAACAGGCTAAAAGCAGGAATTGAAGGTTGCAGGGTAGGTATTACCTCTCCATTGATTATATCGATGACAGACTCAAAAACGCTGACAGGAAGCTGTAAGACAGATGGAGACAACTCTTACTAAGAGCAAATGCACTTGAACTTAAACAtgtgccaggctggcctggaactcacaatcctgcctcaaccttctgagtgCTAAAACTGATTAAAAGTATGTGGACACACTTGGCTCACCTTTTCAATTTTCCCCAAAACATACCCACATTACATATGAAAGTGCCACTTACAAGATGACATCATAGAATTGATGGGTAACTAGCAGCATGGTAGACATTCAACTCAAGCATTCTCTAATACAGATGATGTCACACAGTAAATTACAGCAGAGCATGAGGATCAAAAGCAGGCAGAGTGGTAGATGATAAAGACAAAGGGGACATAGGGTCAGCAATACTCACATCTGTGTGCTTGGTCATGGGGTTCAACTTCAGAAAGAGGGGGCTCTCAATTATCTCGCACacctaaaagaaaagagaaggcacCCCCCAAAAGTCAACCTTTCTTCCTCTTATGTTTGGTTCTCTTCCCCAACATGTACACATTTGAACCTGTATACCTGCTTATGGACGTGGATGTCGGAGGGGTCAGGCGGCCCCCCTGTGGTATACCAACCCAGAAACTCCAGCTCCTTGAACACCTGTTTAACTGAAGAAGGGGCCAATGTAAACAATATTTCTTTAAACCGCTCTTCGTTTCACTGACTttggtgtatttctttttttcctcaccagttcttccctccctcctcaaaTTTTGGCTCAGTTTGGAGTAACTACACTCTGCCATCGCTCATCCTTTACTTGCTGAAAATAACCTTTTATTTCtgatctcctgtctccatctcctggtTTATATGATACTCGAGGACTTAACTCTGGGCTTCTTGCATGTTAGGGCAAGCACTATACCCACTGTCCTACATCCCCAGCACTTTTATCTTACATTTATCTTAGCCAAAAGGACGAGAAGCAATGCACTTTTACTTAAGACCAACCcaacccctgcccccccaaatCTTCCCACTTCACTTCTCTTTCCCACCCACTTGTATCCCCTCTCACACTGCTCCTCCTTGGTGTAGTAATATTCCTTGTCAATGATAATCTTCTCTTCCACGGTGTGGGACAGCAGCTCAAAAGAGTTCATCACTTCGATATTTCGCCCCTCCTGCTTCCCGATTAAAGCCCCAATCACTGAGAGGAGAGAAGCACACCAAAGATAGGTGAGGGAACAGGCATCCAAAATCTTTCCTCATAACCCAAGACTCTGAGGTCAGTGTGAATCAATGATTGAGGGAACTAATTTGGAAGAAGTGGGAGGCGAGGGAAAAGTGATTGGAGGAGGTCTCCAAGAGGAGG
This genomic stretch from Cricetulus griseus strain 17A/GY chromosome 4, alternate assembly CriGri-PICRH-1.0, whole genome shotgun sequence harbors:
- the Cops6 gene encoding COP9 signalosome complex subunit 6; the protein is MRRSPTEAGKEGGGPWLAGAGKMAAAAANGSGGSSGMEVDAAAPSVMASGVTGSVSVALHPLVILNISDHWIRMRSQEGRPMQVIGALIGKQEGRNIEVMNSFELLSHTVEEKIIIDKEYYYTKEEQFKQVFKELEFLGWYTTGGPPDPSDIHVHKQVCEIIESPLFLKLNPMTKHTDLPVSVFESVIDIINGEATMLFAELTYTLATEEAERIGVDHVARMTATGSGENSTVAEHLIAQHSAIKMLHSRVKLILEYVKASEAGEVPFNHEILREAYALCHCLPVLSTDKFKTDFYDQCNDVGLMAYLGTITKTCNTMNQFVNKFNVLYDRQGIGRRMRGLFF